In a single window of the Drosophila albomicans strain 15112-1751.03 chromosome 3, ASM965048v2, whole genome shotgun sequence genome:
- the LOC117567123 gene encoding zinc finger CCCH domain-containing protein 3, with protein sequence MLPHISAEENISPVGRKVYINPNFHKQFNSSTAQLQGRPNNVADNNALQSWDRPAIHINPQFLQRQRELQLQQLQQQQQEHLLQQQLLQQQQQQQQQQEQQLITYYQQTVAAAAVTDMTPPPAKIISKASTCLVRKQPIKKTVVPTPIVRPQPPLVSISKLKLIRQPTTTITTATAPTVPATKRTQYKLVRAISLNTKSSTPLVKKRRSRDFVARYALRRTNDAVTGKKLSLKSPILKLSVNKSLSMVSIHGVMYKKTAKNKLTKLDANRLLPKTVMPQPQQQQKATSSTGRTLFVRGTKFVLDPSGCRLTRVPVNAPQLSVNRNLRLRIDIGGLTYVSSAKTQNVFIRTTNHVSRAHLMTAKQRSMQLLNRSLVKTNVPCAIFQRLGKCAAHSRGKCRRLHDKRQVAICSRFLRGECKKEDCLLSHNVTLEKMPVCRYYLRGVCVREDCPYLHKKLSHKAEICIDFLRGYCAR encoded by the exons ATGCTTCCACATATAAGCGCTGAAGAGAACATATCACCCGTGGGTCGAAAAGTGTATATAAATCCCAATTTTCATAAGCAATTCAACAGTTCAACAGCGCAGCTTCAAGGTCGACCAAATAATGTTGCTGATAATAATGCGTTGCAGTCATGGGATCGTCCAGCAATTCATATAAATCCACAATTTCTTCAGCGACAACGCGAACTACAAttgcagcagctacaacaacagcaacaggaacacctgctgcaacagcagctgcttcagcaacaacaacaacagcagcagcaacaggagcaacagcTTATTACGTATTATCAgcaaactgttgctgctgctgctgttactgatATGACGCCCCCTCCAGCGAAGATTATAAGCAAGGCCAGCACTTGCCTAGTGCGCAAGCAGCCAATTAAGAAGACTGTGGTGCCCACACCAATTGTACGCCCGCAACCACCTTTAGTTAGCATATCCAAGTTAAAACTAATACGACAACCAACGACGACTATAACAACAGCCACCGCTCCAACCGTTCCAGCTACCAAACGCACACAATATAAGCTTGTGCGTGCTATTTCTTTGAACACCAAGAGCAGCACTCCACTGGTAAAGAAGCGACGCAGTCGCGACTTTGTTGCGCGCTACGCTTTAAGACGCACAAATGATGCAGTAACTGGCAAAAAACTGAG CTTAAAATCACCTATATTAAAGCTAAGCGTGAATAAGAGCTTGAGCATGGTCAGCATACATGGTGTTATGTACAAAAAGACGGCGAAGAATAAGCTAACCAAACTGGATGCCAACAGATTGTTGCCCAAGACAGTCATGCCacagccgcaacagcagcagaaagcaACCAGCTCTACAGGTCGCACATTGTTCGTGCGCGGTACCAAGTTTGTGCTCGATCCCTCCGGTTGTCGTTTGACCCGCGTGCCCGTCAACGCACCTCAACTGAGTGTCAATAGAAATCTACGTTTGCGCATCGACATTGGTGGCTTGACTTATGTGTCGTCGGCCAAGACTCAGAACGTTTTCATACGCACCACGAATCATGTTTCGCGTGCCCATCTCATGACAGCCAAGCAGCGTAGCATGCAGCTGCTGAATCGCTCTCTTGTCAAGACTAATGTGCCCTGTGCCATCTTTCAGCGACTGGGCAAATGTGCGGCTCACAGTCGCGGCAAGTGTAGACGGTTGCATGATAAACGACAAGTGGCCATCTGTTCAAG ATTCTTGCGTGGTGAGTGCAAGAAGGAGGACTGTCTGTTGTCGCACAATGTGACGCTAGAGAAGATGCCCGTGTGTCGTTATTATTTGCGTGGTGTTTGCGTGCGCGAGGATTGTCCATATCTGCATAAGAAACTCAGTCACAAGGCGGAGATATGCATTGACTTTTTACGTGGCTATTGCGCGCGC
- the LOC117567121 gene encoding uncharacterized protein LOC117567121 isoform X3, which produces MAAENYHLKWDSHLSYLNTSISTLYKNEKFADVVLYSSYNNCGINSDIPTVGISAHKFILSSCSQFFATMFDTAPINNQSPSGVFYIVLPPDLSHRAIQILVQYMYSGEATVSNDILNEVLRGGEMLKIRGLCRTSSGGGSSGSNAAHHGHHHGLHHQREPSGAVYISNGTRSSLAPPPPPPPPSMSSTQLSSDMYSNKASSSSSSISARYSLDHHHTHQQQHQPPHHSHSHHHHHQQQQQQFRGLGASVMPKDSPVIVKSPKMASHTGGLLSVATSSSKMHASSVGGISVNKEVAIDPEDKCCYAASSQVESLPQSTAAGLAASAPPPPQQTQAPPMSICTEVGCSSCPLAAPPTEPAEPSLRRPDYAERERLVEESLCERERDDVGLVYERRLRRERSCERAPPHEYFPHDASHYEHVVKPYEVPPAVVPRLASSPPHPHSFLTIKQEPTDWSNNPPVTLANDNNNHEHSQEAPLSPKQPLDFKINAVKLEANASNQDDSEEHTLRDYNNFKVLICEICQKSFEDTKTLVRHLGTHAAEPTAAAAGSGMPGSATGSGSSNGNNNSSSNTANSHSHSNLALRALKTYVPKKRRRVSQQENNMDHVTLLCDLCSTSFETPAEWVRHMNSQHTEIELAMFNSKKDGEQKGSSNNSGSNINSSSSTNPTASISQLQHATVSSAAATVPHKKYINASRQMTISSSNSNSDRGATTASPGLTQA; this is translated from the exons ATGGCTGCCGAAAACTACCATCTGAAGTGGGATTCGCATCTGTCCTATTTGAATACTTCCATATCCACCCTATACAA AAATGAAAAGTTCGCAGACGTTGTACTGTACAGTTCGTACAACAATTGTGGCATCAATTCGGATATTCCCACCGTGGGCATATCGGCGCACAAATTCATTCTGAGCTCCTGCAGCCAGTTCTTTGCTACTATGTTCGATACGGCGCCCATAAATAATCAATCACCCAGCGGCGTCTTCTACATTGTGCTTCCACCCGATTTGAGTCATCGTGCCATTCAAATCCTGGTGCAATACATGTACAGCGGCGAAGCCACAGTCTCCAACGACATTCTCAACGAAGTGCTGCGTGGCGGCGAAATGCTGAAGATACGAGGACTCTGTCGCACCAGCTCTGGCGGCGGTTCAAGTGGCTCCAACGCTGCTCATCATGGCCACCATCATGGTCTACATCATCAGCGCGAGCCAAGCGGCGCTGTCTACATCTCCAATGGCACACGCTCTTCATTagcgccgccaccgccaccgccgcctccaTCGATGTCGTCGACACAGCTTTCCAGTGATATGTACAGCAACAaggcgagcagcagcagtagcagcatcTCGGCACGCTACTCCCTCGATCATCATCATacgcatcaacaacagcatcagccaCCGCATCACTCTCAttcccatcatcatcaccatcagcagcaacagcaacaatttcgCGGCTTAGGTGCTTCCGTCATGCCAAAAGACAGTCCAGTGATTGTCAAGTCACCGAAAATGGCCAGCCATACGGGTGGATTGCTGAGTGTAGCCACCAGTAGCAGTAAGATGCATGCGAGCAGCGTTGGTGGCATATCTGTCAACAAGGAGGTGGCCATCGATCCTGAGGACAAGTGCTGCTATGCGGCGTCGAGTCAAGTCGAAAGTCTACCACAGTCCACAGCAGCTGGCTTAGCAGCGTCtgcaccaccgccaccgcaacaaacacaagcacCTCCGATGTCGATTTGCACAGAAGTTGGCTGCAGCAGTTGTCCACTGGCTGCGCCGCCCACCGAGCCCGCGGAGCCATCTCTGCGCCGGCCAGACTACGCAGAGCGCGAGCGTCTTGTGGAGGAATCGCTCTGCGAGCGGGAGCGTGACGATGTGGGTTTGGTTTACGAGCGTCGTCTGCGTCGCGAGCGTTCCTGTGAGCGTG CTCCGCCTCATGAGTACTTTCCGCATGATGCCTCTCACTATGAACACGTTGTGAAGCCCTATGAAGTGCCGCCAGCAGTTGTGCCACGTCTGGCCAGCTCACCGCCACATCCGCACAGTTTTCTGACCATCAAACAGGAGCCAACCGATTGGTCCAATAATCCACCAGTGACGCTagccaacgacaacaacaatcacgAGCACAGCCAGGAGGCGCCGCTGTCACCCAAACAGCCGCTGGACTTCAAAATCAATGCCGTCAAGCTGGAGGCGAATGCCAGCAATCAGGACGATTCGGAGGAGCACACGCTGCGTGATTACAACAACTTCAAAGTGCTCATTTGCGAGATATGCCAGAAATCGTTTGAGGACACCAAGACGCTGGTGCGTCACCTGGGCACACATGCAGCCGagccgacagcagcagctgcagggAGTGGCATGCCTGGGAGTGCAAcaggcagtggcagcagcaacggcaacaacaacagcagcagcaacactgccaacagtcacagtcacagcaaTCTGGCGCTGAGAGCGCTGAAAACCTATGTGCCAAAGAAGCGACGCAGAGTCTCG CAACAGGAGAACAATATGGATCATGTGACCCTGCTCTGCGATCTCTGCTCCAC CTCGTTTGAAACGCCCGCAGAGTGGGTGCGTCATATGAATAGCCAACACACGGAGATCGAGCTGGCCATGTTCAATAGCAAAAAGGATGGCGAGCAGAAGGG cagcagcaacaacagtgggagcaacatcaacagcagctcaTCAACGAATCCAACTGCCTCCATCAGCCAATTGCAACACGCAACCGTTAgctcagcagctgcaactgtgcCCCATAAAAAGTACATCAATGCCAGCCGACAGATgaccatcagcagcagcaacagcaacagcgatcGAGGTGCCACAACAGCATCGCCAGGTTTGACGCAGGCATGA
- the LOC117567121 gene encoding uncharacterized protein LOC117567121 isoform X2 — protein MAAENYHLKWDSHLSYLNTSISTLYKNEKFADVVLYSSYNNCGINSDIPTVGISAHKFILSSCSQFFATMFDTAPINNQSPSGVFYIVLPPDLSHRAIQILVQYMYSGEATVSNDILNEVLRGGEMLKIRGLCRTSSGGGSSGSNAAHHGHHHGLHHQREPSGAVYISNGTRSSLAPPPPPPPPSMSSTQLSSDMYSNKASSSSSSISARYSLDHHHTHQQQHQPPHHSHSHHHHHQQQQQQFRGLGASVMPKDSPVIVKSPKMASHTGGLLSVATSSSKMHASSVGGISVNKEVAIDPEDKCCYAASSQVESLPQSTAAGLAASAPPPPQQTQAPPMSICTEVGCSSCPLAAPPTEPAEPSLRRPDYAERERLVEESLCERERDDVGLVYERRLRRERSCERAPPHEYFPHDASHYEHVVKPYEVPPAVVPRLASSPPHPHSFLTIKQEPTDWSNNPPVTLANDNNNHEHSQEAPLSPKQPLDFKINAVKLEANASNQDDSEEHTLRDYNNFKVLICEICQKSFEDTKTLVRHLGTHAAEPTAAAAGSGMPGSATGSGSSNGNNNSSSNTANSHSHSNLALRALKTYVPKKRRRVSVSAVGVAATVLDKPLTLPIPQQQENNMDHVTLLCDLCSTSFETPAEWVRHMNSQHTEIELAMFNSKKDGEQKGSNNSGSNINSSSSTNPTASISQLQHATVSSAAATVPHKKYINASRQMTISSSNSNSDRGATTASPGLTQA, from the exons ATGGCTGCCGAAAACTACCATCTGAAGTGGGATTCGCATCTGTCCTATTTGAATACTTCCATATCCACCCTATACAA AAATGAAAAGTTCGCAGACGTTGTACTGTACAGTTCGTACAACAATTGTGGCATCAATTCGGATATTCCCACCGTGGGCATATCGGCGCACAAATTCATTCTGAGCTCCTGCAGCCAGTTCTTTGCTACTATGTTCGATACGGCGCCCATAAATAATCAATCACCCAGCGGCGTCTTCTACATTGTGCTTCCACCCGATTTGAGTCATCGTGCCATTCAAATCCTGGTGCAATACATGTACAGCGGCGAAGCCACAGTCTCCAACGACATTCTCAACGAAGTGCTGCGTGGCGGCGAAATGCTGAAGATACGAGGACTCTGTCGCACCAGCTCTGGCGGCGGTTCAAGTGGCTCCAACGCTGCTCATCATGGCCACCATCATGGTCTACATCATCAGCGCGAGCCAAGCGGCGCTGTCTACATCTCCAATGGCACACGCTCTTCATTagcgccgccaccgccaccgccgcctccaTCGATGTCGTCGACACAGCTTTCCAGTGATATGTACAGCAACAaggcgagcagcagcagtagcagcatcTCGGCACGCTACTCCCTCGATCATCATCATacgcatcaacaacagcatcagccaCCGCATCACTCTCAttcccatcatcatcaccatcagcagcaacagcaacaatttcgCGGCTTAGGTGCTTCCGTCATGCCAAAAGACAGTCCAGTGATTGTCAAGTCACCGAAAATGGCCAGCCATACGGGTGGATTGCTGAGTGTAGCCACCAGTAGCAGTAAGATGCATGCGAGCAGCGTTGGTGGCATATCTGTCAACAAGGAGGTGGCCATCGATCCTGAGGACAAGTGCTGCTATGCGGCGTCGAGTCAAGTCGAAAGTCTACCACAGTCCACAGCAGCTGGCTTAGCAGCGTCtgcaccaccgccaccgcaacaaacacaagcacCTCCGATGTCGATTTGCACAGAAGTTGGCTGCAGCAGTTGTCCACTGGCTGCGCCGCCCACCGAGCCCGCGGAGCCATCTCTGCGCCGGCCAGACTACGCAGAGCGCGAGCGTCTTGTGGAGGAATCGCTCTGCGAGCGGGAGCGTGACGATGTGGGTTTGGTTTACGAGCGTCGTCTGCGTCGCGAGCGTTCCTGTGAGCGTG CTCCGCCTCATGAGTACTTTCCGCATGATGCCTCTCACTATGAACACGTTGTGAAGCCCTATGAAGTGCCGCCAGCAGTTGTGCCACGTCTGGCCAGCTCACCGCCACATCCGCACAGTTTTCTGACCATCAAACAGGAGCCAACCGATTGGTCCAATAATCCACCAGTGACGCTagccaacgacaacaacaatcacgAGCACAGCCAGGAGGCGCCGCTGTCACCCAAACAGCCGCTGGACTTCAAAATCAATGCCGTCAAGCTGGAGGCGAATGCCAGCAATCAGGACGATTCGGAGGAGCACACGCTGCGTGATTACAACAACTTCAAAGTGCTCATTTGCGAGATATGCCAGAAATCGTTTGAGGACACCAAGACGCTGGTGCGTCACCTGGGCACACATGCAGCCGagccgacagcagcagctgcagggAGTGGCATGCCTGGGAGTGCAAcaggcagtggcagcagcaacggcaacaacaacagcagcagcaacactgccaacagtcacagtcacagcaaTCTGGCGCTGAGAGCGCTGAAAACCTATGTGCCAAAGAAGCGACGCAGAGTCTCGGTGAGTGCCGTTGGAGTAGCCGCTACTGTATTGGACAAGCCCTTAACTCTTCCCATCCCACAGCAACAGGAGAACAATATGGATCATGTGACCCTGCTCTGCGATCTCTGCTCCAC CTCGTTTGAAACGCCCGCAGAGTGGGTGCGTCATATGAATAGCCAACACACGGAGATCGAGCTGGCCATGTTCAATAGCAAAAAGGATGGCGAGCAGAAGGG cagcaacaacagtgggagcaacatcaacagcagctcaTCAACGAATCCAACTGCCTCCATCAGCCAATTGCAACACGCAACCGTTAgctcagcagctgcaactgtgcCCCATAAAAAGTACATCAATGCCAGCCGACAGATgaccatcagcagcagcaacagcaacagcgatcGAGGTGCCACAACAGCATCGCCAGGTTTGACGCAGGCATGA
- the LOC117567121 gene encoding uncharacterized protein LOC117567121 isoform X1, whose protein sequence is MAAENYHLKWDSHLSYLNTSISTLYKNEKFADVVLYSSYNNCGINSDIPTVGISAHKFILSSCSQFFATMFDTAPINNQSPSGVFYIVLPPDLSHRAIQILVQYMYSGEATVSNDILNEVLRGGEMLKIRGLCRTSSGGGSSGSNAAHHGHHHGLHHQREPSGAVYISNGTRSSLAPPPPPPPPSMSSTQLSSDMYSNKASSSSSSISARYSLDHHHTHQQQHQPPHHSHSHHHHHQQQQQQFRGLGASVMPKDSPVIVKSPKMASHTGGLLSVATSSSKMHASSVGGISVNKEVAIDPEDKCCYAASSQVESLPQSTAAGLAASAPPPPQQTQAPPMSICTEVGCSSCPLAAPPTEPAEPSLRRPDYAERERLVEESLCERERDDVGLVYERRLRRERSCERAPPHEYFPHDASHYEHVVKPYEVPPAVVPRLASSPPHPHSFLTIKQEPTDWSNNPPVTLANDNNNHEHSQEAPLSPKQPLDFKINAVKLEANASNQDDSEEHTLRDYNNFKVLICEICQKSFEDTKTLVRHLGTHAAEPTAAAAGSGMPGSATGSGSSNGNNNSSSNTANSHSHSNLALRALKTYVPKKRRRVSVSAVGVAATVLDKPLTLPIPQQQENNMDHVTLLCDLCSTSFETPAEWVRHMNSQHTEIELAMFNSKKDGEQKGSSNNSGSNINSSSSTNPTASISQLQHATVSSAAATVPHKKYINASRQMTISSSNSNSDRGATTASPGLTQA, encoded by the exons ATGGCTGCCGAAAACTACCATCTGAAGTGGGATTCGCATCTGTCCTATTTGAATACTTCCATATCCACCCTATACAA AAATGAAAAGTTCGCAGACGTTGTACTGTACAGTTCGTACAACAATTGTGGCATCAATTCGGATATTCCCACCGTGGGCATATCGGCGCACAAATTCATTCTGAGCTCCTGCAGCCAGTTCTTTGCTACTATGTTCGATACGGCGCCCATAAATAATCAATCACCCAGCGGCGTCTTCTACATTGTGCTTCCACCCGATTTGAGTCATCGTGCCATTCAAATCCTGGTGCAATACATGTACAGCGGCGAAGCCACAGTCTCCAACGACATTCTCAACGAAGTGCTGCGTGGCGGCGAAATGCTGAAGATACGAGGACTCTGTCGCACCAGCTCTGGCGGCGGTTCAAGTGGCTCCAACGCTGCTCATCATGGCCACCATCATGGTCTACATCATCAGCGCGAGCCAAGCGGCGCTGTCTACATCTCCAATGGCACACGCTCTTCATTagcgccgccaccgccaccgccgcctccaTCGATGTCGTCGACACAGCTTTCCAGTGATATGTACAGCAACAaggcgagcagcagcagtagcagcatcTCGGCACGCTACTCCCTCGATCATCATCATacgcatcaacaacagcatcagccaCCGCATCACTCTCAttcccatcatcatcaccatcagcagcaacagcaacaatttcgCGGCTTAGGTGCTTCCGTCATGCCAAAAGACAGTCCAGTGATTGTCAAGTCACCGAAAATGGCCAGCCATACGGGTGGATTGCTGAGTGTAGCCACCAGTAGCAGTAAGATGCATGCGAGCAGCGTTGGTGGCATATCTGTCAACAAGGAGGTGGCCATCGATCCTGAGGACAAGTGCTGCTATGCGGCGTCGAGTCAAGTCGAAAGTCTACCACAGTCCACAGCAGCTGGCTTAGCAGCGTCtgcaccaccgccaccgcaacaaacacaagcacCTCCGATGTCGATTTGCACAGAAGTTGGCTGCAGCAGTTGTCCACTGGCTGCGCCGCCCACCGAGCCCGCGGAGCCATCTCTGCGCCGGCCAGACTACGCAGAGCGCGAGCGTCTTGTGGAGGAATCGCTCTGCGAGCGGGAGCGTGACGATGTGGGTTTGGTTTACGAGCGTCGTCTGCGTCGCGAGCGTTCCTGTGAGCGTG CTCCGCCTCATGAGTACTTTCCGCATGATGCCTCTCACTATGAACACGTTGTGAAGCCCTATGAAGTGCCGCCAGCAGTTGTGCCACGTCTGGCCAGCTCACCGCCACATCCGCACAGTTTTCTGACCATCAAACAGGAGCCAACCGATTGGTCCAATAATCCACCAGTGACGCTagccaacgacaacaacaatcacgAGCACAGCCAGGAGGCGCCGCTGTCACCCAAACAGCCGCTGGACTTCAAAATCAATGCCGTCAAGCTGGAGGCGAATGCCAGCAATCAGGACGATTCGGAGGAGCACACGCTGCGTGATTACAACAACTTCAAAGTGCTCATTTGCGAGATATGCCAGAAATCGTTTGAGGACACCAAGACGCTGGTGCGTCACCTGGGCACACATGCAGCCGagccgacagcagcagctgcagggAGTGGCATGCCTGGGAGTGCAAcaggcagtggcagcagcaacggcaacaacaacagcagcagcaacactgccaacagtcacagtcacagcaaTCTGGCGCTGAGAGCGCTGAAAACCTATGTGCCAAAGAAGCGACGCAGAGTCTCGGTGAGTGCCGTTGGAGTAGCCGCTACTGTATTGGACAAGCCCTTAACTCTTCCCATCCCACAGCAACAGGAGAACAATATGGATCATGTGACCCTGCTCTGCGATCTCTGCTCCAC CTCGTTTGAAACGCCCGCAGAGTGGGTGCGTCATATGAATAGCCAACACACGGAGATCGAGCTGGCCATGTTCAATAGCAAAAAGGATGGCGAGCAGAAGGG cagcagcaacaacagtgggagcaacatcaacagcagctcaTCAACGAATCCAACTGCCTCCATCAGCCAATTGCAACACGCAACCGTTAgctcagcagctgcaactgtgcCCCATAAAAAGTACATCAATGCCAGCCGACAGATgaccatcagcagcagcaacagcaacagcgatcGAGGTGCCACAACAGCATCGCCAGGTTTGACGCAGGCATGA
- the LOC117567122 gene encoding pseudouridylate synthase 7 homolog: protein MGKDRGRGRGGRRNFQSKPYNKNNWRDQKKEHAKHSNGKQHTFTRNKQPQQKCTLRENQVGITEFTNPDLAGFTGILKSRFSDFHVNEINTDGHVLQLNDLNVPKQEIQPVDAAQLEEWRKKLETVIDNSVWEQIAALSTAKYDAKIEQNVDVDVTSLDKEQRTQIHQLIKQLYNGKLISKTLDQQPPQSSEGEQQVAPETEAAEVKKVIRIAKPKPGRSDNRWNFPAEYVNFLVHKVNVDTSEVAATIASRLNLRPSQVNYSGTKDKRAKTTQSFCIKRRTPEAIAQAARIMRNVYIGNFSFKPTTLKLGDLQGNRFRIALRHITQEQEHIELALQSLKERGFINYYGLQRFGNSASVPTYEIGVALLKRDYKLACELILKPRDNDVEFMRVIRESWWQNRDSAAAAAKFYNNKYIEKKLLDGLASFGESDYSAALRRIPRNMLLLYPHAYQSLIFNRIASRRIKEFGLQLIPGDLVYVEEDNSEQVTANEEAAVEAEEEAVEDDMDVDTDSLLSVEEEQSIYKRKVRPLTAEDIASGKYKLSDVVLPLPGYDITYPSNECGAWYEQMLAEDGLSSEQLRHKEKTYALGGAYRKLLIKTDDLKWSFRRYSTPEDTLIASDWEQLKSIEVTPEPVEAESKYRALLLEFTLPAAAYATMFLRELFKQDTSTAAQMLLEQEELLKKSEQDTPTIADEVTVEVSAAVVDEVAAEAQPQPI from the exons ATGGGCAAGGATCGCGGTCGTGGACGAGGAGGACGTCGGAATTTCCAATCCAAaccatacaacaaaaataattggcGCGATCAGAAGAAGGAACACGCTAAGCATAGCAATGGAAAGCAACACACATTTACCCGTAACAA ACAACCTCAACAAAAGTGCACGCTTCGTGAGAATCAAGTTGGCATTACAGAGTTTACAAATCCGGATTTAGCCGGTTTCACGGGCATCCTAAAATCACGTTTTTCCGATTTTCAtgtgaatgaaataaatactgaTGGGCACGTGTTGCAGCTCAACGACCTCAATGTGCCCAAGCAGGAAATACAAC CTGTGGATGCTGCACAACTGGAGGAATGGCGTAAGAAACTGGAAACCGTAATTGATAATAGTGTTTGGGAGCAGATAGCCGCCTTGTCCACAGCCAAATATGATGCAAAGATTGAGCAAAATGTGGATGTCGATGTAACCAGTCTCGATAAGGAGCAACGCACACAAATCCATCAGCTTATTAAACAGCTGTACAATGGCAAACTAATATCCAAGACACTTGACCAGCAGCCGCCCCAGAGCAGCGAAGGAGAGCAACAGGTGGCTCCGGAGACTGAGGCAGCTGAGGTCAAGAAAGTCATACGCATTGCGAAACCAAAACCCGGTCGCT cCGACAACCGTTGGAACTTCCCGGCAGAATATGTCAACTTTTTAGTGCACAAAGTAAATGTGGACACCAGTGAAGTGGCTGCCACAATTGCCTCACGCTTGAA TCTGCGTCCCTCCCAGGTGAATTACAGCGGTACTAAGGACAAGCGTGCGAAGACCACACAAAGCTTTTGCATTAAACGTCGCACTCCTGAGGCAATTGCACAAGCTGCCCGCATCATGCGCAACGTTTACATTGGCAATTTTAGCTTTAAGCCTACCACACTAAAACTAGGCGATCTGCAGGGCAATCGCTTCCGGATTGCATTGCGACACATTACACAGGAACAGGAGCACATCGAGCTGGCTCTACAATCACTCAAAGAACGTGGCTTTATCAACTACTATGGGCTGCAGCGTTTCGGAAATAGCGCTAGCGTGCCCACCTATGAGATTGGCGTTGCGCTACTTAAACGTGACTACAAGTTGGCTTGTGAACTAATCCTTAAACCTCGCGACAATGATGTTGAATTCATGCGTGTTATACGCGAGTCGTGGTGGCAAAATCGTGAttcagctgctgccgccgccaagTTCTACAATAACAAGTACATAGAGAAGAAGCTGCTGGATGGTTTGGCTAGTTTCGGGGAAAGTGATTACTCTGCTGCACTGCGACGCATACCACGCAATATGCTGTTGTTATATCCTCATGCCTATCAGAGTCTGATCTTCAATCGCATTGCATCGCGTCGCATCAAGGAGTTTGGCTTGCAATTAATACCTGGTGATTTGGTCTATGTCGAGGAGGATAACAGTGAGCAGGTGACAGCTAATGAAGAGGCTGCTGTTGAAGCTGAGGAGGAGGCTGTGGAAGATGATATGGATGTCGATACCGACAGTTTGCTGTCCGTGGAGGAGGAGCAGTCGATTTATAAGCGCAAAGTTCGTCCTCTAACGGCTGAAGATATTGCCAGCGGAAAGTACAAATTGTCGGATGTTGTTCTGCCATTGCCTGGCTATGATATCACTTATCCTAGCAATGAATGCGGCGCCTGGTATGAGCAAATGCTGGCCGAGGATGGCCTCTCCTCAGAGCAATTGCGTCACAAGGAGAAGACCTACGCGCTGGGCGGTGCCTATCGTAAATTGCTGATAAAAACCGATGATTTGAAATGGAGTTTCCGTCGCTACAGCACACCTGAAGACACTTTGATAGCCTCCGACTGGGAGCAACTAAAAAGCATCGAAGTAACTCCCGAACCAGTTGAAGCTGAGAGCAAATATAGAGCTCTGTTGCTTGAGTTCACATTGCCAGCCGCTGCTTATGCCACAATGTTTCTTCGCGAGCTGTTCAAACAGGATACATCGACAGCGGCGCAAATGCTGTTAGAGCAGGAGGAACTACTCAAGAAATCGGAGCAGGATACTCCAACGATTGCTGATGAAGTGACTGTCGAAGTTTCAGCAGCAGTTGTAGATGAAGTTGCAGCTGAGGCGCAGCCGCAGCCAATTTGA
- the LOC117567125 gene encoding uncharacterized protein LOC117567125, which produces MSYFDHRLIEFVRANPILHKRDLRNTPYESRKKKRELWCSIATSLETDVQTCITRWRYMQDKLRRELLKEHSDWSLLDKLRFIGQHKINERHQLQQAVTTSAHINVSWRALSAGQLIEHTADDEDDALQEAMDEQHVVPQPQPQSQPPPSSSIVVAGSSNSGNSNEDLMKRIEALLQGLGTNRSKAEKKIVAYLCKCTLRSLNDEQIDDIFI; this is translated from the exons ATGTCTTACTTTGACCATCGCCTTATTGAATTTGTGCGTGCCAATCCTATTTTACACAAACGCGACCTGCGCAACACTCCCTACGAGTCccgcaaaaagaaaagagaattGTGGTGCAGCATTGCAACTTCCCTGGAAACGGACG TGCAAACGTGCATAACACGCTGGAGATATATGCAAGACAAGCTGAGACGGGAGTTGCTGAAAGAGCACTCGGATTGGAGTTTGCTGGACAAATTGCGTTTCATTGGACAGCACAAGATCAATGAGAGACATCAACTGCAGCAGGCTGTGACAACGTCGGCCCACATAAATGTAAGTTGGCGCGCCCTCAGTGCCGGGCAGCTCATTGAGCACACCGCCGATGATGAGGACGATGCGCTGCAGGAGGCAATGGACGAGCAGCATGTGGTaccccaaccccaaccccaaTCCCAGccaccaccatcatcatcaatagTAGTGGCTGGCAGCAGTAACAGCGGTAATAGCAACGAGGACCTCATGAAACGCATCGAGGCTTTGTTGCAGGGCTTGGGTACAAATCGCTCCAAGGCAGAGAAGAAAATCGTGGCCTATTTGTGTAAATGCACGCTGCGCTCTCTCAATGATGAGCAAATcgatgatatatttatttaa